The region GACACATAGGCGTCGAGCCGGGGCCGAGGGATCGGCGATTCGCCCGAACCGATGCGGGCCGTCACGTTCGATTTTTTCGTTTGACTTTCGTTTTTGCTTCGAACAGCATCCTCCCGAAAGCGGCGGGCTCGACCGCGCCGTGCGAGGGTCCCCGTTGTGGCGACCCCGGGAGGGAATGGAAATGGGAGTGGCGGAGCGAAGCTACGACCTTGCGGTCGTGGGCGGCGGCGTGAACGGTTGCGGCATCGCGCGGGACGCGGCCGGCCGGGGTCTGACCGTACTTCTCGCCGAGCAGGGCGATCTGGCCAGCGCGACGTCGTCGGCCTCGACCAAGCTCGTCCATGGCGGCCTGCGCTATCTCGAATATTACGAGTTCCGGCTGGTTCGCGAGGCGTTGATCGAGCGCGAGGTGCTGCTGCGCGCCGCGCCGCATTTCATCTGGCCGCTGCGTTTCGTGCTGCCGCACCACCGCGGCCTGCGTCCGCGCTGGATGATCCGTCTCGGCCTGTTCCTTTACGACCATCTCGGCGGCCGCAAGATCCTGCCCGGCACCCGCGCGATCGATCTCAGGCGCGACCCGATCGGCGCGCCGCTCCGGCCGGAATTCCGGTTCGGCTTCGAATATTCGGACTGCTGGGTCGAGGATGCCCGCCTCGTCGTGATGAATGCACGCGATGCGGCCGACCGCGGCGTCGACATCCGCACCCGCACCCGCGTCGTCTCCGCCCGCCGCGAGGACGGCCTGTGGCGCGTCCGCCTTGAGGATCGCCGCACCGGCGCCATCTCGGAGATTCGCGCCCGCGCGCTGGTCAACGCCGCCGGTCCCTGGGTGTCCGCGTTTCTCGGCGGCGCGCTCGGCCGCAACGATCCCGACCGCGTGCGCATGGTCAAGGGCAGCCACATCGTGGTGCCGAAGCTCTACGACCACGACCGCTGCTACATCTTCCAGAATGCCGACGGCCGCATCTGCTTCGCGATCCCCTACGAGCAGGATTTCACGCTGATCGGCACCACCGACCTCGACTATCGCGGCAATCCCGGCGAGGCGGCGATCGACGCGTCCGAGATCGCCTATCTGTGCGAAGCGGTCAGCGCCTATTTCGTCAAGCCGGTCAGCCCCGCCGACGTGGTCTGGACCTATTCGGGCGTGCGCCCGCTCTATGACGACGGCGCCTCCAAGGCGCAGGAGGCGACCCGCGACTACGTGCTGAAGCTCGAAGGCGGCGACGGCCAGGCGCCGCTGCTCAACGTCTTCGGTGGCAAGATCACGACGGCGCGCAAGCTCGCCGAGGCCGCGCTGGAGAAGCTCGCCGCCGCCTTCCCGGCCATGGGCGCGCCCTGGACCGATACCGGTCACCTGCCGGGCGGCGACATCGCGGTCGCCTCGGTGCCGGCGGCGGTCGCCGATCTCCGCACGCGCCATCCCTACCTGACTGAACGGCACGCCGCGCGCCTGTTCCGCTATTACGGCACCAAGGCGCTCGCCATGCTCGGCGACGCCCGCAGCCTGGCCGATCTCGGCCGCCTGTTCGGCGCCGACCTGACCGCCCGCGAGGTCGACCACATGATGCGGACCGAATGGGCCGAGACCGCCGAGGACGTCCTCTGGCGGCGCTCCAAGCTCGGCCTGCGCTTCAAACCCGACGAGGTTGCCGCCTTGGAGTCCTACATGGCCGCCCGCCGCGGCGATGTCGCAACCGGCGCGGTCCTGGCCGCCCAGGGAGGCCGGTCGTGACGCTTCGCCTCGAAAACGTGTCGCGCGTGGTCGGCGCCGAGACCCACATCCATCCGACCACGCTGACGCTCGAAAAGGGCACCATCAACCTGCTGCTCGGCCCGACGCTCTCGGGCAAGACCAGCCTGATGCGCCTGATGGCCGGGCTCGACCGGCCGACCGCCGGCCGGATCGTCATGGACGGCGTCGACGTGACGGGCCTGCCGGTGCGCGAACGCAATGTCGCGATGGTCTACCAGCAGTTCATCAACTACCCGTCCATGACGGTCTACGAGAACATCGCCTCGCCGCTGCGCGTGAAGGGCGCTCCGAAGGCCGAAATCCACCGCAAGGTCATGGAAGCGGCGGCGCTGCTGCGGCTGGAATCGCAGCTCGACAAGACGCCGCTGCAGCTGTCCGGCGGCCAGCAGCAGCGTACCGCCATCGCCCGCGCGGTCGTCAAGGGCGCCGGGCTGGTCCTGCTCGACGAGCCGCTTGCCAATCTCGACTACAAGCTGCGCGAGGAGCTGCGCGTGGAATTGCCGCGCATCTTCGACAAGACCGGCGCGATCTTCGTCTATGCGACCACCGAGCCGACCGAGGCGCTGCTCCTCGGCGGCAACACCGCGACATTGCGCGAGGGCCGCATCACCCAGTTCGGCCCGACCGTCGAGGTCTACCGCCGGCCGCATGATCGCACCACGGCCGAGACCTTCTCGGATCCGCCGATGAACTTCGCCCGCGCGACGGTGCGCGGCGGCCGGCTGTCGCTCGGCAGCGTCGCCGACACGCCCGCCGTCGGGCCGCTCGCCGGTCTCGCCGAGGGCGACTACTGGCTCGGCTTCCGGCCGCACCATGTCACGCTCGGCGCCGAGAGCCCGCGCGCCATCAAGGTCTCGGCCAAGGTGGCGGTGACCGAGATCACCGGTTCGGAGAGCTTCATCCATGTCGATGCCGGCACGGAGCGCTGGATCGCGCTGGTGCCGGGCGTCGTCGAATACCTGCCGGAGACGGTGATCGACATCCATCTCGATCCGGACCGGTTCTTCGTCTTCGGCACGGACGGGCGCCTCGCGGCGGCCCCGACCGGCGTGGCGGCGGCCTGAGGGAGACCAGCATGGCCAGGATCGAACTCGCCCGCCTCGCCCATTCCTACAAGGCCAATCCGTCGAAGCCGTCGGATTTCGCCCTGAAGGAGATGACCCACACCTGGGAACATGGCGGCGCCTATGCGCTGCTGGGTCCGTCGGGCTGCGGCAAGACCACGCTTTTGAACATCATCTCCGGCCTGGTCACGCCGAGCCAGGGCGCGGTCCTGTTCGACGGGCGCGACGTGACGCGGCTGCCGACCGAGAAGCGCAACATCGCGCAGGTGTTCCAGTTCCCGGTCATCTACGACACCATGACGGTGGCGCAGAACCTGGCCTTCCCGCTCAAGAATCGCGGCGTCGACCGCGCGACCATCGACCGGCGCATCGCCGAGGTGTCGCGCATGCTCGGCCTCGAGCGCGAGATGAACCGGCCGGCGCGCGGCCTGACCGCCGACATGAAGCAGAAGATCTCGCTCGGGCGCGGCCTGGTGCGTGCCGATGTCGGCGCCATCCTGTTCGACGAGCCGCTGACCGTGATCGACCCGCACATGAAATGGCTTCTCCGGGCGCAGCTGAAGCGCGTCCACGAGGAATCCGACGTGACCATGATCTACGTCACCCACGACCAGACCGAGGCGCTGACCTTCGCCGACAAGGTCGTCGTCATGTATGACGGCGAGGTCGTCCAGCTCGGCACGCCGCAGGAACTGTTCGAGCGTCCCGAGCACACTTTCGTTGGCTATTTCATCGGTTCGCCCGGGATGAACGTGCTGCCGGCGCAGATCGACGGCGACCGCGCCCATGTCGGGACGGCCGAGATCCGGCTCGGCGCCGGCTACGCGCCGCTGGCCGCCGGGGTCAAGTCCGAGATCGGCATCCGCCCGGAATTCCTCCGGCTCGCCGCCGGCGGCGAGGGTTTCCCGGTCGCGCTGAAGCGGGTCGAGGATATCGGCCGGCACAAGATCCTGCGCTGCGAACTGGACGGCCGGCCGCTCGCCGCGATCGCTCCGGAAGCGGCCGAAATTCCCGCCGACGGGATCCGGCTCAGCGCCGACCCCGCCCATGTCCACGTCTATGCCGACGGCCACCGCGTGCCGGCGTCCGGGAGGGCCTGAGCCATGGACAAGCCCCTCCACCACCGCGCCTGGTTCCTGGTCCTGCCGGCCTTCCTGCTGGTCGTCTTCAACGCCGTCGTGCCGATGATGACGGTTGTCAACTATTCGGTCCAGGACACCTTCGGCAACAACCAGTTCTTCTGGAACGGCATCGGCTGGTACCAGGAGCTGCTCGATCCCTCGACCGAACTCGGCGGGCGCTTCTACGACAGCCTCGGCCGGAACCTGTTGTTCTCCGGGATCATCCTGGCGATCGAGGTGCCGCTCGGCGTGCTCGTCGCGCTGTCCATGCCGCGGTCCGGCTGGCGGGTGGCCGCCTGCCTGGTGCTGATGGCGCTGCCGCTCCTGGTGCCGTGGAACGTGGTCGGCACGATCTGGCAGATCTTCGCCCGCGAGGATATCGGCCTGTTCGGCTATTTCGTGAACCACATCCTCGGCATCCCCTACAACTACACCTCCGGCGTCTTCTCGGCCTGGTTCACCATCGTGGTGATGGATGTCTGGCACTGGACCAGCCTGATCGCGCTGCTCTCCTATGCCGGCCTGAAGTCGATCCCGGACGCCTACTACCAGGCTGCCGCCATCGACGGCGCCTCGCGCTGGGCCGTGTTCACGACGATCCAGCTGCCGAAGCTGCGCCGGGTGCTGCTGATCGGCGTGCTGCTGCGCTTCATGGACAGCTTCATGATCTACACCGAGCCCTTCGTGGTCACCGGCGGCGGTCCCGGCAACTCGACCACCATCCTGTCGATCGATCTGGTCAAGATCGCGCTCGGCCAGTTCGACCTCGGCAAGGCCGCCGCCATGTCGATCGTCTACAACCTGATCATCCTCGCCGTCTGCTGGGTCTTCTACACCGTGATGACCCAGGTCGACGCCCAACGGCCGAAGGAGGGCTGATCGTCATGCGGCTCCGCAGCC is a window of Prosthecodimorpha staleyi DNA encoding:
- the glpD gene encoding glycerol-3-phosphate dehydrogenase, which gives rise to MGVAERSYDLAVVGGGVNGCGIARDAAGRGLTVLLAEQGDLASATSSASTKLVHGGLRYLEYYEFRLVREALIEREVLLRAAPHFIWPLRFVLPHHRGLRPRWMIRLGLFLYDHLGGRKILPGTRAIDLRRDPIGAPLRPEFRFGFEYSDCWVEDARLVVMNARDAADRGVDIRTRTRVVSARREDGLWRVRLEDRRTGAISEIRARALVNAAGPWVSAFLGGALGRNDPDRVRMVKGSHIVVPKLYDHDRCYIFQNADGRICFAIPYEQDFTLIGTTDLDYRGNPGEAAIDASEIAYLCEAVSAYFVKPVSPADVVWTYSGVRPLYDDGASKAQEATRDYVLKLEGGDGQAPLLNVFGGKITTARKLAEAALEKLAAAFPAMGAPWTDTGHLPGGDIAVASVPAAVADLRTRHPYLTERHAARLFRYYGTKALAMLGDARSLADLGRLFGADLTAREVDHMMRTEWAETAEDVLWRRSKLGLRFKPDEVAALESYMAARRGDVATGAVLAAQGGRS
- a CDS encoding ABC transporter ATP-binding protein; protein product: MTLRLENVSRVVGAETHIHPTTLTLEKGTINLLLGPTLSGKTSLMRLMAGLDRPTAGRIVMDGVDVTGLPVRERNVAMVYQQFINYPSMTVYENIASPLRVKGAPKAEIHRKVMEAAALLRLESQLDKTPLQLSGGQQQRTAIARAVVKGAGLVLLDEPLANLDYKLREELRVELPRIFDKTGAIFVYATTEPTEALLLGGNTATLREGRITQFGPTVEVYRRPHDRTTAETFSDPPMNFARATVRGGRLSLGSVADTPAVGPLAGLAEGDYWLGFRPHHVTLGAESPRAIKVSAKVAVTEITGSESFIHVDAGTERWIALVPGVVEYLPETVIDIHLDPDRFFVFGTDGRLAAAPTGVAAA
- a CDS encoding ABC transporter ATP-binding protein codes for the protein MARIELARLAHSYKANPSKPSDFALKEMTHTWEHGGAYALLGPSGCGKTTLLNIISGLVTPSQGAVLFDGRDVTRLPTEKRNIAQVFQFPVIYDTMTVAQNLAFPLKNRGVDRATIDRRIAEVSRMLGLEREMNRPARGLTADMKQKISLGRGLVRADVGAILFDEPLTVIDPHMKWLLRAQLKRVHEESDVTMIYVTHDQTEALTFADKVVVMYDGEVVQLGTPQELFERPEHTFVGYFIGSPGMNVLPAQIDGDRAHVGTAEIRLGAGYAPLAAGVKSEIGIRPEFLRLAAGGEGFPVALKRVEDIGRHKILRCELDGRPLAAIAPEAAEIPADGIRLSADPAHVHVYADGHRVPASGRA
- a CDS encoding carbohydrate ABC transporter permease yields the protein MDKPLHHRAWFLVLPAFLLVVFNAVVPMMTVVNYSVQDTFGNNQFFWNGIGWYQELLDPSTELGGRFYDSLGRNLLFSGIILAIEVPLGVLVALSMPRSGWRVAACLVLMALPLLVPWNVVGTIWQIFAREDIGLFGYFVNHILGIPYNYTSGVFSAWFTIVVMDVWHWTSLIALLSYAGLKSIPDAYYQAAAIDGASRWAVFTTIQLPKLRRVLLIGVLLRFMDSFMIYTEPFVVTGGGPGNSTTILSIDLVKIALGQFDLGKAAAMSIVYNLIILAVCWVFYTVMTQVDAQRPKEG